Part of the Sphaerochaeta associata genome is shown below.
CACCGATCAGAACACCGATGAAGGAGGAGCGGACTACCGTACCGAAAATCCGCTTGATGTCCTTGATCGGAGGAACAAGCTTCGAAAGCTTTTGTTTGACCGTCACCTTGTATTCGGAGCTGGAAATCTGTACGAGCATCTCGGATAAGCCGTACATGCCGATCATGACGGGAATGGAGTCGATGCCCTCCAACAGCTCTGCCCTGCCCATGATGAAGCGGGGGTATCCGGTGATGGGATCCATGCCGACAATACCGATGATCAGGCCGATTACGCCGCCGATCAAACCCTTGACGGTGGAGCCCGGGCTGATGATTGCGATGATGCTCAGGCCGATGAGGGTAATCCCTACATACTCTTCGGCACTGAACTTGAGGGCAACGCTTGCGATGGCGGGGGCGGCGAACATCAGTACGATGACGCTGAAGAAGCCTCCCAAGGTGGAGCTGATGGTCGAAATGCCGATGGCTTCGCCGGCTTTTCCCATCTGGCTCATCGGATAGCCGTCAAGACTGGTGGCTATAGCCGAGGGTGTACCGGGAATATTGATGAGAATTGCAGAGATGGAGCCTCCATATACCGAACCCGAGTAGAGCCCGAGCAGGAAGGCAAAGGCGATGGCGGGAGAAAGCCCGAAGGTGAAGGGGATGAAGACTGCGATGGTCATGGTTGAAGTCAACCCGGGGAGTGCACCAAACACAATACCTACAAACACTCCAAGAATAGAGGCCAGGTATATGACTGGATTGGTGAAGAATTGCAACCCGGAGATGTAGAGATCCATTGAAAACAGTTCCATGGTGGTTTCCTTATCTGGTTAAATCAAAAGCCCCTGGGGGAAGGGAATCGAGAGAATCATCTTGAAAATGATGTAGATGATGGCGGTGATGCCAACTGAGACGCCAAGAATCAACACAGGCTTGCGCTCCTGTTTGTCGGTAAGCATCCACATCAGGGAGGTGATGAACAAAAAGCTTGCTGTAGCGAAGCCGAAGATCTTCATAATGAACACATAGAGCACCAGCATGACCAAGGTGACAAAAAACATCAGAAAGGCTGTCTTGGTGGTCCACCAGGACTGAACGTTCGTGGTGTTTTGGGTGCGTATGGCTTCAATGACCATCAACACGGATAGGACGGCCAGCAGGAAGGCAAGAATTCGTGGATAAAAGCCGGTATTGAGGGCGGCAATGCCCCCGGTTCGAGTCGGCATGAAGCCGGCGGCGATATAAAGCAGGCCTGCAAACGCGAAGAACACGATTCCTGCAATGATATCAGAGTTTTTCTTAGTCATTCATTTCTCCAAAAACTTGGTTGAAAGGCAGTGAATATCGCCCCCAATCCAGATTGGGGACGATACTCCAGTATACATCAGATAACCGCTTGTGCGATCAGTCGTCGATGAACTTGATGCCAAGCTCGTTCACCAGGAAGTCAAGCTGCTTCTCAGCGTCCTTGATAACCTCGGCGAACTGGGTTCTGTTCAGATAGACCGGCTGGTAGCCTGCGTCAATGAGGAACTTCCTGATCGTCTCATCCTGCATTGCACGACCGATTGCCTCGTCGATGATGCGCACTTTCTCGGGATCGGTTCCCTTCGGTGCGACAAAACCGCTGTAGTTGCCCATCACTGCATCGATGCCCAGTTCCTTGAGGGTCGGTACATCGGGATAGGAGGGGTGGCGTTCTGCAGAGGCGATGGCCAAAAGGCGCAGGGCGCCGCTGTCAACGTGGGCCGAGAGGTCTGGAAGCGGTATGTTGGTCATATCGACGTGTCCACCAAGGAGGGCTGTTACAGCCTCGGCATAGGCAGGATACGGGATGTGGTTGACCTTGATGCCGGCCATGGCTTCAAAATATGCAGCATAGATGTGCGCACTTGCACCGGTGCCGGAGTTGGAGTTGGTCAACTTGCCGGGGTTTGCCTTTGCATAGTCGATCAAGTCCTGAAGGGTCTTGAAGGGGCTGTTTGCATTGACGGTTACCGTTGCAGGGATGGTAATGACCTGGCTGATGAGTTCCACGTTGTGGATATCAGGATAGATCGGGGAGACGTACTTTGCAGAGACGGTGGACATGGAAGTGGTTCCAATGACGTATCCATCTTTGGCAGCTTTCTCAATTTCCAACGAACCGACGACTCCGCCCCCACCGGGCTTGTTCTCTACTACGAACGGTACACCAAACTGTTTCTCCAGATGACTGGCGACCGGTCTGGTCAACACGTCGGTCATACCACCTACGGACCAGGGAATGATCACCCTGACGTTCCTGGATGGATACTTCTCGATTGTCTCTTCTTGTGCCCCTGCGGCAAAGAGCGGCAATGCGAGTGCGAGAACGATTGCCAAAACCAAAAGTTTCTTCATGATCTCCTCCTTAGGAGAGTACCAAGCATGCTTGGTACTAGAGCATTGTTGCATGCAACTTTTTTATTGCATGCAACAATCTTACCTCATTCATAGAATCTGTCAAGTCTTTTTTTACACCAACTGAATCCGCCTTCCCTTTGAGTGCTGAATCGCCTGTACAAGCTTGATTGCAGCCAATCCGGTATGAGCATCACAGACAAACGGTTCTCCCGTGCTCAGTGTACGATAGAACTCATCAATCAAGAGACCGTGCGACAAACCCCACTCGGACTTCTCTCCCGTTGCAACCTCGCTGGCATGAAACTCCATCAGTCCGTCATGCTCGATGGTAAGGCCGCTTTGCTTCACCGTCAGGGTCGCCTTCTCCAAATGAATTTCCACCGTGCACTGCTTGCTCATCGGATAGCAGTTGGTGCAGTAGCCGACGGCAACCCCCCCTCCACACAGCGTTGCATGGAACATGGCACTGTCTTCGACTTCATACGCATCGTCGTCGCGAAGTTTTGCATCGAAGCCTGAAACAGCTGCCACCCCACCGCATAGATAATCCAAAAGATCCAGAGTATGGATTGCCTGATTGATGAGCGTCCCCCCTCCTTCGGTCTCGTACCGACCGCGCCAAGGACTTTGCGAGTAATACTTGCCGCCGCGATCCCAAGCAACCAGCACCATGGCACTGACAATATCTCCGTACTGTTTGCACTCGATCAGGGTTTTTGCCTGAATGGTGGATGCATTCATCCTGTTTTGGAAACAGACTCCCAATCGCCTTCCTGTTGCTTCAGAAACTGCAATCATCCGCTTCGCATCCTGAGGCAGGATTGCCAACGGCTTCTCGCAAAAAACATGAAGGCCATGCTGCATGCAATCGATGGCGATATGGGGATGGGTATGGTGAGGGGTTACAATATGTACAACATCCACATCAGTGCGGCTGAAAAGCTCGGTATAGTCGGTAAGAACCATACCTCCATAGGTTTGTGAAAACTGCTTGGCCCGCTCCTCGACACAATCGACTGCATACGCAATCTCAGTGTACGGACACTGGACCAAAGCCTTCCCATGGTTCTTCGACACCGCCCCGCAACCAACCACGGCAACCCGATATGTTTGCATGTTCACTCCTCTCCCTGCAGGCTTCGATACTGTCCGGGGGTAAGCTTCTCGGAATTCTTGAACACTCTCATAAAAGTACGAAGACTTCCAAATCCACACTGCTCGACAACTTCGCTGACCAACACACCTTCACGCAAAAGCGCTTTGGCAGCTTCAACCCTCACGGAACTTATATAATCTGAAATATTGAACCCATGAAACTTCTTAAATATTCTTGAAAGTAGAACCGTCGAAATTCCAAGTCGGTCTGCGAGAAGAGCAACATTGAGCATGGGATTTCGGTAATCGGAATGTACCTCGGACAAGGCCCGTTGATACATGCCGTATTGTGCTCCACCCTCGCCGGCATACTGCTTCTCGATAAGCAACACTGCGTTGCACACATTGCTCACTATCGCCTCAACCACCTTGCATGATTGAGCCAAGTCATCAGCCTGCAGGATGGGAGGCAGTGAGATGGTAGGAATCATACCCGGATATCGTTCCTCCAAATGGTTTGCACACCGTATGATCGTCCCGGCAATGTTGAAGAGAAGGTACCGAAGCCGCTGGGGACTTACCCCAAGTGCCTTGTTGTCATTAATCAAGGCATGTATTGTATGGACCGCCTCAGCTGAATTGCCGGTCTGAACAGCCTGGGAAAGTCTCAACTCCTGTTCGGTTGAATAGATGTAATGTATCTTGCTGCTCATTTCCAGCATATCACAGTTCATCATGAACTCTTTGCTTCCCATGGCGTAACGATACTCCAGCACATTCACAGCCTGCAGATAAGCTTCCCCCAATGAGGCAAGGCCTTCAACCAGGTCTGAGGAAGCAATATCGAGGCAGTGGAAAATCTCCTCTTCCTTCATCGATTGCATCGTCTGGATATACAGACGATGACTGTCCTGAGACTGGTCATGAATCGGGATATTCAAAATCAGCGCTATGCCTTGTGTTGATACAGAGGGAAACACGCCAAAACCACGGCTTTCAAACCAGCGGATGCACTGCTGTTCATCCAACTGCTCTGGAACAGCATTCTCCTTGCTCAGCAAGACCACCGCAAACGTATCAGAGACCATCTGTATACCGGAGGCCTGCAAGGACTCCTTGCTCACCGTCCCTTTGCTTCCTGCAAGAAGCTTTGCAATCATATTGCTCTTCAGTGACTGGGTCTGGTCGCTGATGATCCGGCTCATCCCCTCCTTTTCCGCCTTCAAGCGGGAAACCGATGAAACGAAGGGTGAATAGAGACCCGAGCCGGTGCTTGCCTGGTTTACTACGGTTCCCGTCTCCTGCATCGCTTGTTCATAGAGCTGCCAATCCTTGCCGATACGCCATTTGACGATTGCCCAGCCACCGCCGAGCGCCAGCACAAAATAGCCCAAGGATATCAACAGGAAGACCATCAAGGCATGAAAATAAGAGCTCTGTTCGGTCATCACAAAATACATCGCATTGGTTTCACTGGAAGCCCCTGCCGTTACAACCTTCCCTTCAATGCGCCGGGTCTGTCCCGAAGGTATGGTATTGAGAATGCCGGCATCCTCTCCTACTTTGTAAGTATCGGTAAAGTCATACAGCACAGTACCCGAAAGACGATTGGTAATCAACAAATCCTGTGAATTACTCAAATACCCCGACACAATAGGCGAAACATCAACCAGATAGGCGACAGAAAACTCATGGTGCCATCCGCTCTTGGCAAAAGAGAGCGGCCTGATCACCAGAATCCTATTGACAACCCCTCCCCCGGCAAGGCAGCAGGAGGCATCCTCCAAGCCCAGTATCCATCGCTGGCGGCCGAATACCGAAGCAAATTTTTCAGCAGTCCATCCGAGGGAAAAATCATCCATCAAAGGTAAATCTTCCAATGTTCCCCATCGAGTTGTGGAGACATAGAAGTTCAGCGATGGAGAGAAGATCATACTATCCACAATAGCTGAGCCTTTATTCATCACATGTGATAATGCAACAGAGCTGTCATACAGGTAGAGCGAATCCAATTCCTGGGTGCTGGAAGTCCGGCTCAGTCGTTGGAATTGAGAACCAACCAATAAATCCTGACTAGCGGCATTCACTTCCGAAAAAATTCGTTCAAATTGATTATGCATAACCTGCACAGACAGAGAGTTTGTCTGTATTACTTGTTTATTCATAATCGACAGACTTGTCGCCATCAAGACAAGAAACAGGAGCAAGGGCACAATGAATACCGCCAGATAGGAGTATCTCCATTTTCTGAGCAACTGATGTTTGAATGACCTTGCTTGCTGCTTCACCGATGCTCCCTCAATCAGACAGGTAACTGTCCACCGCATTTCTGTTCAAGAAATGAACAGAATACCTCATCATCACAAGGAATGTCGACCCAGCTCTCATCGGTCCAAGAGGAGAGATGCATTGCGTTGGAGATGGCCAGACTGGCCAGCCCATCCTCACCCGGAGCAATGAGTGGTTCCTGCTTGAGAATTGCATTGCAGAAATTCGTGATGATACCCGGGTGGGAGGTATAGACGCCTTCAACTGCAATATGCTGGATTTCGCTCTTCGGCTGCCCGATCTCACCTTTGAAACGCTCGTTGAAATCGTCTGTATCCTCCTGCAACACATGCAAGGTGAGTGTGTCGTTCTCAACAACAAGCTTACCCTTGGTTCCCGTTATTTCCAAGCGATTGGTTCCCGGCGAATCGGCGATGGTGGTTGTGTACTGGCCGATGGCCCCATCGGGAAATTCGAACAAGGCAAATACATCATCCTCTGTCTCGATCGATCGATGCTTTCCATAATACATCGTTGCCTTCACCCTTGATGGCATACCCAGAATCCACTGCCACAAGTCCAGGTTGTGAGGATTTTGGTTCAAGAGAACACCGCCGCCTTCCCCTTTCCAAGTCGCCCGCCAAGAACTGGAATCATAGTAGCTTTGGGCCCTGAACCAGCTGGTAATGATCCAATTGGCATGAATGATCCGACCCAGGGTGCCGTCCTGCACCAACTGCCTTGCTCGTATGTAGAGTGGATTGGTCCGTTGATTGAGCATGATGCCGAACACTTTCCCGCTTTTCTGGGCCGCAGCCTGCATCTGCTTGGCCTGCTTGACATATACACCGGCAGGTTTTTCACAGAGCACATGCAGGCCTGCCTCGAATGCCTGTACGGCAAGTACGGGATGATAATAGTGGGGAACAGTAGGTATGATGGCATCACACAAACCACTTGCAAGCAAGGCAGTTGCACTATTGAAGACTGTGACGGCTGCATCAAGGCTCTCCTTTGCAATGCCGACGCGGACCGGGTCGATATCGGCAACCGCGGTCAGAACCGCATTGGGGATCTTCCCCGAAGCAAACGCTTTCGCATGCTGCGAGCCCATCTTCCCATACCCGATGATTCCTATTCGCACCTTCTGCATACCTACCTCCTGCCTTCACATGCTTGTTTCAAAATCGAGAGGGCCGACTTTGCATCGGATTGCCAGTCATCACTCTTGCCCTCGATGCTCATCGAAGCATCATAGCCTGCAGCCTGCAATGCAGTCATGAACGAATCAACCTCGTCACACTGCATGGTCGGGTATCGCCTTCCTTCATATAAGGCGATATGGGTATGCATCAGGGGCGCCACCTGTACGATATGGTTCCAATCCTCATGTTCCGAGGCCATGTGATAGGAATCGGCGAGCAACCCCACATTGGGCAGACCGACACAGGCTTGCAATGCAGCAGCCTCGGTGAGGGTGTTGATCAGGTTGGTCTCCAAGCGGTTGAGCGGCTCGATTGCAATCCTGATGCCATAGTCTGCACCAACCATCCCAATGACCTTCGTAACATCCACCAAGTGCTTGAATGCCTGCTGCCAACGCATCGAGTCATCGAAGGTCCTGGACTTGCCGCTGCCGAACACCACCAAGTCGGCTCCTATTGCCTGCATCCTGGCATACGCTGCTTTCAAATAGGCAACCATTTCTGCCTCTTGATATCGGTCTCCTATGACCTGCATGCTCTTTGGGAGCAGCAAACAGCAGCGCTCAACGCAAATCGGAGAAGCATGGACTTGTTCCACGATTGCAGAAAACGCATCCTCATCCAAGACGGCAATGACGTTGAGCTTGGCTTCGACGTAATCATACCCCAAGGAGGCCACCTCATCGATGTTCTGAATATCCGTACATATACCGAACCTCATTGCAAGACCTCCAATGTTGTCATATCTCCGCATATCACCTGTTGTGCCACCTGCAGCCTGAAGTGCTGTCCTCGTATGTGCATGGAAACAGCCACATCGTCGTTCGCAATGATGGTCGCCATGGTCAGGGGAACGGCCGAAGAGAACACCTCCTGCACCTGAGCGATGGGCTCACGCACAGGATACCCATAGGAGACCCATCCGCCCTTCGGCTCTTCCGAACCACAATACAGGTGGCTCTCCCAGTGTGTTGAAGCGTCTACTGAAAGGGTGTCCTCTTGATCGTGACCCTGGGCGGCAACGCAATATTTTCTGTACCCGGTTCCTTGGGAAGTGGTGAACTTTGCAACATGGTTGGAAAGAAGCTGGACATCGGTTCCTGCAAAGTTCCAGGTCCAACGCACATCATGCGCTGCTTTTCCCGTCCCTGTCAGATGGTCGATGACAACCATCGACCGGGAATCGTTGAGGAACACCACCTTCCTTCGATGAAATACAGGGTCCTGCATGTACACATACCCATTGTGGGAGATATCGATCAAGGCATAGTGTTCTGTTTTCTCGAAAGCATGACACCAAGTCCTTACACCCCTCACCCGATTGACCTTGGGAACACTTCCCATCTCATGGTCATCAATATATACGGTGTTGTGAGCCAGGGAGCCGGTGAAATAGTGTCTCCAATCCTTCCAACAGGAGCTGTTATAGATGTATCTGCCGCTATCGATGAGGATGTCCTCTCCCCCGATCATCAGCTCCAGATGTCCCGTGTCGTTATGAGAGTGGGAGCTTTTCTCCCCCCGTTCCAACCGGACACCCAATACATGCCAGTAACTGTCGCCTCTCGTCCAACCGGTTCGCATGCAGTAGATCCCTGCATCATGCATCTGATAATCGAGCATTGCAGGAGCATTTCCCCTCTTGCCTGCAGTCGCCATGTATAAGAAGTCACTTCTGCCGGTCAGCTTTGCCATCCACCTGAAGTATGCACGGAGTTCATTCAGGTCATCGGGGAAGAATGACAGGTTCATACCTTCATACAACGACGTATCGGTGATACGGGTCAACAGGCTCGTGCGATCGGCATCGCCGATCATCGGTGTGGAAAAATCTGGCTTCACCAGGCGCATCACGAACTCAGCACTCTTCTCTAAAACCGGCATGGCATACGGGGCTACCTCCATCCCATTGATTGTGCAGAGCTGTACAGCCTGCATGAATGCAATGGAAGCAACCAGATGATAGATCGGGGTATGTTCCATATGAGCACCGTCATGGTCGAAGCAATAGACGATTTCATGCATAACCCTTTGATACCCTTGCTCACGCCAAGCCTGAGCATCCTTGAACTCGGGGAACATGATGCCCAACTGCAACAGGGCGCTTGCTTCCATCGACAACCAATTGCTTGAGCGTTCGTGATTGCTGTAATGCTTGTGCAGGAAGGTTCCGTGATCGTGGATCGAACAGAGAAAAATCGCCCAGGTCTCGGCATCAAAGGCCTCACTGGTGCGGAAAATCTCCATGCAGGGCAGCCAGGTGGTATAGATACGGATTCCTGCTTCGATGGTTCGCCATGCATGCCCGGGGAAAGGAGACTTCTTATCCATCTCGTCCCACTCGATGAACTCCTTGGCAGGCCAGGCCTCATAAAAACTTCGCACCTGGTCGCAGAATTCCTTCACATACCGCTCATCCTTGGTCAGTGCATAGGCTCTGGCCAGCGGTTGCCAGTAGATGGTCCTGAAGAGCGACCAACTCCATTCATTGTCACGGCTTGTCTCAACGGTAGGATTGAACTTCCAATCAATCGGACCGGCAAAATCATGTCCGAACAGGTGATGATCGAGCACCGTTTGCGCCTCTTGCAGAATGTGCTCATCCTTGAGTGTTTCACAATCCCGGGCAGTAAAGAGATAGTGAGGACCTTTGCGGGTTCGAAAATGATTGACTATCCGATCCAGCGCCTGGTCTTCATTACCGCAATCCAGGTCCCCGAGACTTGGATTATTGCAATCAATGAGTGAGAGTAATCGTTGCTTGGTGTTCATTCCATTTCCTCCAGACAGAATCGGGCGGGCCGTTTCGTGTCGGCCCACCCTTGTAACATACGAGAATTATTTTGCCATATAGCGATCGTAGTTGGCCTGCTTGATGGCAATCGCCCGCTCGATACCGAAATTCTTCAGCTGCTTGACATACCCATCGAACTCATTGATGGAAATGGCACCGGTGATGAACTTCGACTCCATCTCATTGGCATAGGTCAATACGTTGTTCATGATTTTCGCCAATTCACTTGCTTCCTCGCTGGTTGCCGTCACCGGAGGCATGATGTACTTGCCGTAGTCGGTCTGGGCCCAAAGATTGATGGCCTCACTCAACTCGGGAATACTGTAATACTGCTCCAGATATCGTGGATCCTGGATAAAAGGTCCATTTACGCTTGAACGCATGTACATAGCCATCGCCTGACTGAGGGTGAGCCCATCCGCATTCTTGTAGATGACATCGGTATACTTGGGATATCCGTCCACCATGGTATACGTTACGCCTTCAATGCCGAAGTTGACCAATAGGTGTCCCGCTTCGGAGAAGTTGTAGTCCAGCAGTTTTGCAGCCGCTTCGACATTCTTGCTGCTGGAGGAGATTGCAGCCGACGGACCGGAGTTTGAGTAAATGTTCGACATCTTGGCAAACTTGGAATATCGGTCGGCCGAAGGAGAAAGGGGACGAGCGGAAACCATGTGCACTGAAGGATCGCTTTGCTGCATGGCAGGGAGCCATGTCCCGATTCCCGATCCACCCGGTGCATACGTAGCTCCACAGATGCTGTTCAATACCTTTACGGCCTGACTCTTCTTGTCAATGGAAAGATAGTCGTTGTCCAGCAGTCCTTCCCTGTAAAGTTTTGCTGTATAGGCAAGATACTCCTTGCGAGCGGGTTCTATCAGACCATTGCGAACAACTCCATTCTCAACATAGAAATCATCAAAACTGTCAAAACCCGGAGCGAGCACCCTGCTCACATGGTCCTTGCGAAGTGAAAGGGGGATCTTCACACCGATGCCTTGAAGAGCCTTCAAAGCGGTATACAGCTCATCAGGAGTACGGGGCGTCCGGGTGATACCGGCTTTTGACAACAGATCCGTTCTCCACACCCACCCTTCTGTGAAAAGAAGGTTGTTGTTCTCATAGCTTTCACCGCGAAGGAACGGGAAGCAGTAATAAGTGCCGTCATCGGTGCTGATCATTTTAGCGATATCGGGGTGCTCGTTCAAAAATTTGGTGATGTTCGGTGCATACTTTGCAAATACATCATTGAGGGGGATGATCACCTTGTCATCAAGGGCCGCCTGGGGACCGCCTGGATAGTCGATCCACTTGTACTCGATGATGTCAGGGTAGTTGCCGGATGCAATGAGGATGTTGAACCCTTCGGTCATTACACCATCGTTTGCAGCACTGACATGCTGGAACTCAATGGAGGTATTCGTCCTCTTCATCAACTCCTTGAAGTACTCGGTCTGGGAAAAGTCCTGTACCACCGAAGAGATATTGGGATTCAACGGCGCCCAGTACGTCAACTTGGTTTGCGCAGCAACCTCACTTTTCTTTTCGCTGACACCTGCAGCGAAAACCGTTCCCAGTACCAACGAGAGTACCAGAACCACACTCACAATCTTTTTCATTGTTTCCTCCTTTGGGAATACAAGCCAGAACCATTTATTCAAACAGGCACATGCCTGCATGTTACCGGGCATCGTCAAGGGACCAAGCCTCATACGCCTTCAGACAGCGTTCCATCAATGCAGGAACCACATACGTGCCATCCCCTTCAATCAGGTCATATCGTGCGTTGCAGGGAATCAAAGGCAGTTGCTGGGCAGCAAGAACCACTGCTGTATGGGAAGCTACACCATCGACGGTGCATACAGGTTTCTCATGGTCTCTCGTACAGGAAAGGGCGTCCATCAGCTTGTGCATAGTTGGATTCTGCCCCTCTTCGGCATACCGCTTGACCGTCCCATCACCGAACATGGCGGTAAATCCATCACCATCCAGCACAATGCGGCCCTTTTCAAACTCGAACTCCCCGATGGGGCCGACTTGCTTCTCCTGTACGCAATGACCGGTATAGTACAAGAGGGGGACCTCTTGTGTCGTTGTGATTCGAAGAGCGG
Proteins encoded:
- a CDS encoding Gfo/Idh/MocA family protein codes for the protein MQTYRVAVVGCGAVSKNHGKALVQCPYTEIAYAVDCVEERAKQFSQTYGGMVLTDYTELFSRTDVDVVHIVTPHHTHPHIAIDCMQHGLHVFCEKPLAILPQDAKRMIAVSEATGRRLGVCFQNRMNASTIQAKTLIECKQYGDIVSAMVLVAWDRGGKYYSQSPWRGRYETEGGGTLINQAIHTLDLLDYLCGGVAAVSGFDAKLRDDDAYEVEDSAMFHATLCGGGVAVGYCTNCYPMSKQCTVEIHLEKATLTVKQSGLTIEHDGLMEFHASEVATGEKSEWGLSHGLLIDEFYRTLSTGEPFVCDAHTGLAAIKLVQAIQHSKGRRIQLV
- a CDS encoding sugar phosphate isomerase/epimerase family protein, with the protein product MRFGICTDIQNIDEVASLGYDYVEAKLNVIAVLDEDAFSAIVEQVHASPICVERCCLLLPKSMQVIGDRYQEAEMVAYLKAAYARMQAIGADLVVFGSGKSRTFDDSMRWQQAFKHLVDVTKVIGMVGADYGIRIAIEPLNRLETNLINTLTEAAALQACVGLPNVGLLADSYHMASEHEDWNHIVQVAPLMHTHIALYEGRRYPTMQCDEVDSFMTALQAAGYDASMSIEGKSDDWQSDAKSALSILKQACEGRR
- a CDS encoding alginate lyase family protein — its product is MNTKQRLLSLIDCNNPSLGDLDCGNEDQALDRIVNHFRTRKGPHYLFTARDCETLKDEHILQEAQTVLDHHLFGHDFAGPIDWKFNPTVETSRDNEWSWSLFRTIYWQPLARAYALTKDERYVKEFCDQVRSFYEAWPAKEFIEWDEMDKKSPFPGHAWRTIEAGIRIYTTWLPCMEIFRTSEAFDAETWAIFLCSIHDHGTFLHKHYSNHERSSNWLSMEASALLQLGIMFPEFKDAQAWREQGYQRVMHEIVYCFDHDGAHMEHTPIYHLVASIAFMQAVQLCTINGMEVAPYAMPVLEKSAEFVMRLVKPDFSTPMIGDADRTSLLTRITDTSLYEGMNLSFFPDDLNELRAYFRWMAKLTGRSDFLYMATAGKRGNAPAMLDYQMHDAGIYCMRTGWTRGDSYWHVLGVRLERGEKSSHSHNDTGHLELMIGGEDILIDSGRYIYNSSCWKDWRHYFTGSLAHNTVYIDDHEMGSVPKVNRVRGVRTWCHAFEKTEHYALIDISHNGYVYMQDPVFHRRKVVFLNDSRSMVVIDHLTGTGKAAHDVRWTWNFAGTDVQLLSNHVAKFTTSQGTGYRKYCVAAQGHDQEDTLSVDASTHWESHLYCGSEEPKGGWVSYGYPVREPIAQVQEVFSSAVPLTMATIIANDDVAVSMHIRGQHFRLQVAQQVICGDMTTLEVLQ
- a CDS encoding Gfo/Idh/MocA family protein, yielding MQKVRIGIIGYGKMGSQHAKAFASGKIPNAVLTAVADIDPVRVGIAKESLDAAVTVFNSATALLASGLCDAIIPTVPHYYHPVLAVQAFEAGLHVLCEKPAGVYVKQAKQMQAAAQKSGKVFGIMLNQRTNPLYIRARQLVQDGTLGRIIHANWIITSWFRAQSYYDSSSWRATWKGEGGGVLLNQNPHNLDLWQWILGMPSRVKATMYYGKHRSIETEDDVFALFEFPDGAIGQYTTTIADSPGTNRLEITGTKGKLVVENDTLTLHVLQEDTDDFNERFKGEIGQPKSEIQHIAVEGVYTSHPGIITNFCNAILKQEPLIAPGEDGLASLAISNAMHLSSWTDESWVDIPCDDEVFCSFLEQKCGGQLPV
- a CDS encoding tripartite tricarboxylate transporter substrate binding protein translates to MKKLLVLAIVLALALPLFAAGAQEETIEKYPSRNVRVIIPWSVGGMTDVLTRPVASHLEKQFGVPFVVENKPGGGGVVGSLEIEKAAKDGYVIGTTSMSTVSAKYVSPIYPDIHNVELISQVITIPATVTVNANSPFKTLQDLIDYAKANPGKLTNSNSGTGASAHIYAAYFEAMAGIKVNHIPYPAYAEAVTALLGGHVDMTNIPLPDLSAHVDSGALRLLAIASAERHPSYPDVPTLKELGIDAVMGNYSGFVAPKGTDPEKVRIIDEAIGRAMQDETIRKFLIDAGYQPVYLNRTQFAEVIKDAEKQLDFLVNELGIKFIDD
- a CDS encoding tripartite tricarboxylate transporter TctB family protein; translation: MTKKNSDIIAGIVFFAFAGLLYIAAGFMPTRTGGIAALNTGFYPRILAFLLAVLSVLMVIEAIRTQNTTNVQSWWTTKTAFLMFFVTLVMLVLYVFIMKIFGFATASFLFITSLMWMLTDKQERKPVLILGVSVGITAIIYIIFKMILSIPFPQGLLI
- a CDS encoding helix-turn-helix domain-containing protein; translation: MKQQARSFKHQLLRKWRYSYLAVFIVPLLLFLVLMATSLSIMNKQVIQTNSLSVQVMHNQFERIFSEVNAASQDLLVGSQFQRLSRTSSTQELDSLYLYDSSVALSHVMNKGSAIVDSMIFSPSLNFYVSTTRWGTLEDLPLMDDFSLGWTAEKFASVFGRQRWILGLEDASCCLAGGGVVNRILVIRPLSFAKSGWHHEFSVAYLVDVSPIVSGYLSNSQDLLITNRLSGTVLYDFTDTYKVGEDAGILNTIPSGQTRRIEGKVVTAGASSETNAMYFVMTEQSSYFHALMVFLLISLGYFVLALGGGWAIVKWRIGKDWQLYEQAMQETGTVVNQASTGSGLYSPFVSSVSRLKAEKEGMSRIISDQTQSLKSNMIAKLLAGSKGTVSKESLQASGIQMVSDTFAVVLLSKENAVPEQLDEQQCIRWFESRGFGVFPSVSTQGIALILNIPIHDQSQDSHRLYIQTMQSMKEEEIFHCLDIASSDLVEGLASLGEAYLQAVNVLEYRYAMGSKEFMMNCDMLEMSSKIHYIYSTEQELRLSQAVQTGNSAEAVHTIHALINDNKALGVSPQRLRYLLFNIAGTIIRCANHLEERYPGMIPTISLPPILQADDLAQSCKVVEAIVSNVCNAVLLIEKQYAGEGGAQYGMYQRALSEVHSDYRNPMLNVALLADRLGISTVLLSRIFKKFHGFNISDYISSVRVEAAKALLREGVLVSEVVEQCGFGSLRTFMRVFKNSEKLTPGQYRSLQGEE
- a CDS encoding tripartite tricarboxylate transporter permease — its product is MELFSMDLYISGLQFFTNPVIYLASILGVFVGIVFGALPGLTSTMTIAVFIPFTFGLSPAIAFAFLLGLYSGSVYGGSISAILINIPGTPSAIATSLDGYPMSQMGKAGEAIGISTISSTLGGFFSVIVLMFAAPAIASVALKFSAEEYVGITLIGLSIIAIISPGSTVKGLIGGVIGLIIGIVGMDPITGYPRFIMGRAELLEGIDSIPVMIGMYGLSEMLVQISSSEYKVTVKQKLSKLVPPIKDIKRIFGTVVRSSFIGVLIGALPAAGGSIAALVAYGQEKRFGKRKELLGTGIIEGVAAPEAANNASTGGALIPMLTLGIPGDAMTAVLMGGLIIQGLRPGPLLFQQQMPFVSSIFISLLLSVVFMCILGLLGAPVFAKLISFPKKFLIPAILVFGLVGSYAISNSIFDIWVLIISGIVGFLFRKIGLPIAPIILGMILGPLFESNFRRALMLSNGNWATFVQRPISLAFLIIVVVILAGPAIMAKFNKTLIRGN